CGATCAACGCGTCACCGGAAACCCTCACCGGGCCCCACGCCCTGGGCGGGCTGGAGGCAGTGCTCGACGAACTCACCGGCTACGACTACGTCGTGGTCGACTCGCCGCCCTTCTACGGTCAGTTGACCGACACCGCCATCTACGCGACCGGCGCGGTCCTGATCCCGGCCCTGACGGAGGCGACCTCCGAGCGGGCGATCGAACTCCTGTTCGACCAGATCGCCGCGCTGGAGGAGCGCACCGATCGGACGGTCCGCGAGGTGGGCGTCGTCGCCAACCGGGTCGAATCGACCAACGAAGACGAGGAGATGCTCGAGTGGCTCGGCGCCGTGTTCGACGACGTGCCGGTCTGGGCGGTTCGCAAGCGGGTCGCGCTCCAGCGGGCCTTCTCCGCCGGCCAGTCACTCTTCGCCTACGATCCGACGGTGGACGTGGCAGACGTGTTCCTGGAGGTCGCGACGGAACTGGACCGACAGTTCGGCTTCGCCGAGGAGATCACACGATGACCGAGGACAACGAACGGATGGAACGGGCGAACCGCATCCGCGAGATGCGGGAAGGGCGACGAACGAACGACGAGGGGGACGACCCCGACACCTCCGCCGACGGTGGCGAGGCCGAGGTGAAACCCCCCGAAGCGGAGGCGGAGGAGCCTGCGGAGGCTGACGACCCCGAGGCCGAAGACGAGTCGGGATCGCCGACCATCGACGAGACGGTCGACCCGACGGACGATCCGGAACCGGCCGACGCGAGCGGCGCCGACGAGTCCGGCGCAGCCGACACCGGGGACGAGCCGAGCGGGTTCGAATTCGAGGGGACCGACGAAGGGGAATCCGGCGCCAGCGAGTCGGAGCCCGACACCGGCGAGCGAGAGGGCGACGACGAGGACGAGACCGACGCGCCGGCCGGTGGGCAGTCGGACGGGGAGTCCGACGAACGGACGACGCCCCAGTCCGGCGTCGCCGAGTCGGTGTCGTCGGCGGACGCGGCTGCGGCCGTCGACTCGCTGTCTAACGGCGGTACGTTCGCTATCCCGGACCAGGCGACGACGGTCGCGAAGGACGACGACCAGTCGATGCTGAACGCGGAGGGGACGGTCGCCGCCGCGCGGGCGGCCGCCGCGGGCAGACACGCGGCCCACGCGAGCGATCACACGCGCGTCCTCGAGTTCGAACTCGGCGAGGAGCGGTTCTGTCTCGACATCGAGTACATCGAGGAGATCGTCGAACTGGAGAACATGACCCGCGTGCCGAACTCGCCGTCGCACGTCGAGGGGGTCGTCGACCTCCGCGGGCAGGTGACGGCGATCATCAACCCCAAGGACGCCCTCGCGGTCGCCGACGAGGGCCGGGGCAACCTCATCGTGGTCTTCGACTCGGAGGAGATGGACGAACAGGGCCACCTCGGCTGGGTCGTCGACGAGGTCCGGCAGGTGACGCCCATCACCGACGACGAGGTCAACGAGTCACCCGACGAGGACGACGAACACATCAACGGCATCATCAACCGCGAGGACGAGGACGACTTCATCGTCTGGACCACCCCCGACCTCGCGCTGAACTCCTCGTCCTGACGCTCAGTCCTCGGATTCCTCGTCGCCGTCTCCGATCTCGACGTCCAGCGGCGCCTCGTTCTCGACGGGGACGTCGTCGGTCGGGTCCCCGTCGCCGCCCGCCAGTTCCAGTTCCTCGCGAACCAGGTCGACGGCCGCCCGGACCGACCCGACACCGGTGAGGTAGCCGGCGCCGACGGTGGTCTTCAGTGCGGTCGCCGCCGCGCCGGTGAGGACCGCCCCGCCGACCTGTGCGACCGCGCCGTCACCGACGCTGACGAGCCACCCCGGCGAGTCGAACCGGAAGGGGTCGAGGCGGGGCTCGAAGCCCCCGCGAGCGCTCTCGTCCAGTCGGTGTTCGACGAGGCGCTCGACGTTCGTCGCGGCGACGCGCCCCTCCCGGACGGCCGCCTGTGCGCTCGCGGGTACGGCCGCACCGTCGGCGTCGACGACCTGCCCGGCGTCGCCGACGACGAACGTGTCGCCCGCCAGCCGGAGCCGGCTCTGGATCCGCGGCCGCTCGCCTTCGAGCGCGTCCGGG
Above is a genomic segment from Halorientalis sp. LT38 containing:
- a CDS encoding ParA family protein, with the protein product MHGDDRPAALCVTNAKGGTGKTTVAINVAGALNQRDRDVLFVDLDPQGNATEGLGLVEAYDAAPPTLFDVLTDPEQRSAVRDLIVEHDEMDVLPSNVDMLQAEHELTLASVMATLEADPSLSMDPSALTPLTINASPETLTGPHALGGLEAVLDELTGYDYVVVDSPPFYGQLTDTAIYATGAVLIPALTEATSERAIELLFDQIAALEERTDRTVREVGVVANRVESTNEDEEMLEWLGAVFDDVPVWAVRKRVALQRAFSAGQSLFAYDPTVDVADVFLEVATELDRQFGFAEEITR
- a CDS encoding chemotaxis protein CheW yields the protein MTEDNERMERANRIREMREGRRTNDEGDDPDTSADGGEAEVKPPEAEAEEPAEADDPEAEDESGSPTIDETVDPTDDPEPADASGADESGAADTGDEPSGFEFEGTDEGESGASESEPDTGEREGDDEDETDAPAGGQSDGESDERTTPQSGVAESVSSADAAAAVDSLSNGGTFAIPDQATTVAKDDDQSMLNAEGTVAAARAAAAGRHAAHASDHTRVLEFELGEERFCLDIEYIEEIVELENMTRVPNSPSHVEGVVDLRGQVTAIINPKDALAVADEGRGNLIVVFDSEEMDEQGHLGWVVDEVRQVTPITDDEVNESPDEDDEHINGIINREDEDDFIVWTTPDLALNSSS